In Gemmata obscuriglobus, a single genomic region encodes these proteins:
- a CDS encoding alpha/beta hydrolase encodes MSEAPQRSLWRRARRWAVLFLITYLGIVIVFWFLERRLVFVPTSTQEEWLEPEDRRSQDVSFDSADGNKIAGRWIPPETPHHGAVLVANGNGGNLTHRGGLAADLRLATGAGVLLFDYPGYGKSSGTPSENGCYAAGEAAYKWLTDEQKVATSRIILYGESLGGGTAVELATKREHRALVLIYTFTSLPDAAKNRFPFLPAKTLMRTRFDNLSKIAKCPRPVFFVHGRADTVVPFSHSEQLYVAANQPKEFVRLDGIGHVRLPGELYLPALVSFLNRHAP; translated from the coding sequence GTGAGCGAAGCCCCGCAACGCTCACTCTGGCGCCGGGCGCGCCGGTGGGCCGTGCTCTTCCTGATCACCTACCTGGGGATCGTCATCGTGTTCTGGTTCCTCGAACGGCGGCTCGTCTTCGTCCCCACATCGACCCAGGAGGAGTGGCTGGAACCCGAAGACCGCCGCTCGCAAGATGTGTCGTTCGACTCGGCCGACGGAAACAAAATCGCGGGGCGCTGGATTCCGCCGGAGACGCCGCACCACGGGGCCGTGCTGGTCGCGAACGGCAACGGCGGCAACCTCACACACCGCGGCGGGCTCGCGGCCGATTTGCGCCTGGCGACCGGCGCCGGGGTGCTGCTCTTCGACTACCCCGGTTACGGGAAGAGCAGTGGCACACCCTCCGAAAACGGGTGCTACGCGGCCGGCGAAGCCGCGTACAAGTGGCTCACAGACGAGCAGAAGGTCGCCACGAGCCGCATCATTCTGTACGGCGAATCGCTTGGCGGCGGAACCGCGGTCGAACTGGCTACGAAGCGCGAGCACCGGGCGCTCGTTCTCATCTATACCTTTACCAGTCTGCCCGACGCCGCAAAGAACCGCTTCCCGTTCCTGCCGGCGAAAACGCTGATGCGCACCCGGTTCGACAACCTGTCCAAAATCGCGAAGTGCCCGCGACCGGTGTTCTTCGTTCACGGCAGGGCCGATACGGTGGTGCCGTTCAGCCACTCGGAGCAGCTCTACGTCGCGGCCAACCAGCCGAAGGAGTTCGTGCGACTCGACGGCATCGGGCATGTGCGGCTGCCCGGCGAACTGTACCTGCCGGCGCTGGTATCGTTCCTGAACCGACACGCCCCCTGA
- a CDS encoding phenylacetate--CoA ligase family protein, whose amino-acid sequence MLDTLNRHLMHPFMAWRAGSKHLRHLRTVERTQFDPPDVIRARQLAALKVQLQHAWDTVPYYRAAWSRAGVHPSDVRELADLEAFPVLTKADIRRHNRALVSSAYDTARCRVKTTSGSTGVPLKIYCDEPAMQWKTACTVRSDQWSGYRLGQRVAKVWGNPEYRHFGLKGRLRNHFFDRAVYLDTLNLNDQRVAEFARTIRRHRPGLIFGHAHSLYLLACALKKSGGSDIRPNGIISTAMILHDWQRAVIEEVFGCKVTNRYGCEEVSLIASECEEHNGLHVNADSLYTEVPADGKLLITDICNRAMPLIRYQVGDVVVPSNRACRCGRGLPLIERVEGRDADYVLTPAGNLISGISLTENFAVLVPGAAQVQIVQESITQLRIRLVADAAFGDNSRRKIAALVQDTFGDTVSHEVELVDAIPQEPSGKYRFCISNVARERMQELSA is encoded by the coding sequence ATGCTCGACACCCTGAACCGACACCTGATGCACCCGTTCATGGCGTGGCGGGCGGGCAGCAAGCACCTCAGGCACCTGCGGACCGTGGAGCGGACGCAGTTCGACCCGCCCGACGTGATCCGGGCGCGGCAGCTCGCGGCCCTCAAAGTTCAGCTCCAGCACGCCTGGGACACGGTGCCGTACTACCGCGCCGCCTGGTCGCGGGCGGGCGTGCACCCGTCCGATGTCCGCGAACTCGCCGACCTCGAAGCCTTCCCGGTCCTCACGAAAGCGGACATCCGCCGGCACAACCGGGCGCTGGTGTCGTCGGCCTACGACACCGCCCGGTGCCGGGTGAAGACCACCTCCGGTTCGACCGGCGTACCTCTCAAAATCTACTGCGACGAGCCCGCGATGCAGTGGAAGACGGCCTGCACCGTCCGCTCGGACCAGTGGTCAGGGTACCGGCTCGGGCAGCGGGTCGCGAAGGTGTGGGGCAACCCCGAGTACCGGCACTTCGGGCTGAAGGGACGGCTCCGCAACCACTTCTTCGACCGCGCCGTCTACCTCGACACGCTCAACCTCAACGACCAGCGCGTCGCGGAGTTCGCGCGCACTATCCGCCGGCACCGCCCCGGGCTGATCTTCGGGCACGCGCACTCGCTGTACCTGCTCGCGTGCGCGCTCAAGAAGTCCGGCGGGAGCGACATTCGCCCGAACGGCATCATCTCCACCGCGATGATCCTCCACGACTGGCAGCGGGCCGTCATTGAGGAGGTGTTCGGCTGCAAGGTGACCAACCGGTACGGATGCGAGGAAGTCAGCCTCATCGCGAGCGAGTGCGAGGAACACAACGGGCTCCACGTCAACGCGGACTCGCTGTACACCGAGGTGCCGGCCGACGGCAAACTGCTGATCACCGACATCTGTAACCGGGCGATGCCGCTGATCCGGTATCAGGTGGGCGACGTGGTGGTGCCGTCGAACCGGGCGTGCCGGTGCGGCCGCGGGCTGCCGCTGATCGAGCGCGTCGAGGGCCGCGACGCCGATTACGTGCTCACACCAGCGGGGAACCTGATCTCCGGCATCTCGCTCACGGAGAACTTCGCGGTGCTGGTGCCGGGGGCGGCGCAGGTGCAGATCGTGCAAGAGTCGATCACCCAACTGCGAATCCGGCTCGTCGCGGACGCCGCCTTCGGGGACAACAGCCGCCGGAAGATCGCGGCGCTGGTGCAGGACACGTTCGGGGATACCGTCTCGCACGAGGTGGAATTGGTAGACGCGATTCCGCAAGAGCCGAGCGGGAAGTACCGGTTCTGCATTTCCAACGTCGCCCGTGAGCGCATGCAGGAGTTGAGCGCGTGA
- a CDS encoding HAD family hydrolase gives MSDLARQLFGADAPPKRLALIVDLDDTVCTSFACPLRAALDVLARLHRQKVEVHYVTARTDVSRRGTEDFLAEYRLPGYRNVHYCPNWKSPRRHKAEAHATLAREYRVIASIGDTDEEEGEAARLAGVPFVLVDRDNPSTAWAALADLILAAEGFIVEESS, from the coding sequence ATGTCCGACCTCGCCCGACAGCTCTTCGGCGCGGACGCGCCGCCCAAACGGCTGGCGCTGATCGTCGATCTTGACGACACGGTCTGCACCAGTTTCGCGTGCCCGCTGCGTGCGGCGCTCGACGTGCTCGCGCGCCTCCACCGACAGAAGGTCGAAGTTCACTACGTCACAGCCCGTACCGACGTGAGCCGCCGCGGGACGGAGGACTTCCTGGCGGAGTACCGCCTGCCGGGCTACCGCAACGTCCACTACTGCCCCAACTGGAAAAGCCCCCGGCGCCACAAAGCCGAGGCCCACGCGACCCTCGCCCGCGAGTACCGGGTGATCGCCAGCATCGGCGACACCGACGAGGAGGAGGGCGAGGCAGCGCGGCTCGCGGGCGTGCCGTTCGTGCTGGTCGACCGCGACAACCCGTCCACAGCCTGGGCGGCGCTCGCGGATCTGATCCTCGCCGCCGAGGGGTTCATTGTTGAGGAGAGTTCGTGA
- a CDS encoding putative ABC transporter permease subunit, translating to MSPTIDARPAAPAQAALFRRLRLQLFRNGLRVALENGRVRLVTMIATSAVVAAFTFAVSLYLFNQLRVNNIPFKGAIVEALFELLFFTLGTMLIFSTGIILYASLFTSPEARFLLCSPARADQIFVTKFQAAVTFSSWGFVILGVPIFVAYGLMSGVPWYFYPLLPLYLLGYVILPGSVSAAGCLLLVRYMPRNRKQFFALVGLVVAAGLLFWGYRILVGFRRSLVSSGRELDDLIGQFDLLRSGFSPSHWMTRGVMAAARGDLAAALVPLAQVWSNGLLCFLGAAWVAKRVYRTAYDRLSAFGRDKKVYKTSPLDRLMEALVCYLDRRTRVLVVKDFRTFRRDPTQWAVLAIFGVLMLIGASNFRQYYSADLGIMDKYAISLMNLSGTAILLCAGLSRFVFPLISLEGRKFWILGLTPVSRDQILWGKFAFAATGSLVVAEALILTSDALLGLPLEGLALHAVAVAVAALGLSALNVGLGAYLPTFRETDPSKIVVGFGGTVNMVTGLAFLVAVIGVMVVPFHVAQLAKGATAGAAKINPWVYAGIPVGLVLGAAAAVLPLRAGAKSLREMEF from the coding sequence ATGTCCCCAACCATCGACGCCCGGCCGGCGGCGCCCGCGCAAGCGGCCCTGTTCCGGCGCCTGCGGCTGCAACTGTTCCGCAACGGGCTGCGCGTCGCGCTCGAGAACGGCCGCGTGCGGCTCGTCACCATGATCGCCACCAGCGCCGTGGTCGCGGCGTTCACGTTCGCGGTCAGCCTGTACCTGTTCAACCAGCTCCGGGTGAACAACATCCCGTTCAAGGGGGCCATCGTCGAGGCGCTCTTCGAGCTGCTGTTCTTCACGCTCGGGACGATGCTCATCTTCTCGACCGGCATCATCCTCTATGCAAGCCTGTTCACCAGCCCCGAGGCGCGGTTCTTGCTGTGCTCGCCGGCCCGCGCCGACCAGATCTTCGTCACCAAGTTCCAGGCCGCGGTAACGTTCAGCTCGTGGGGTTTCGTGATCCTCGGCGTGCCCATCTTCGTGGCCTACGGGCTCATGTCCGGCGTGCCGTGGTACTTCTACCCGCTGCTGCCGCTGTACCTGCTCGGGTACGTCATCCTGCCGGGCTCGGTGTCGGCCGCGGGGTGCCTCCTGCTGGTGCGGTACATGCCGCGGAACCGCAAGCAGTTCTTCGCGCTCGTGGGGCTCGTGGTCGCCGCCGGGCTGCTGTTCTGGGGTTACCGAATTCTCGTGGGGTTCCGCCGGTCGCTGGTGAGCAGCGGGCGGGAGCTGGACGACCTGATCGGCCAGTTCGACCTGCTCCGCAGCGGGTTCTCGCCGAGCCACTGGATGACCCGCGGCGTGATGGCCGCGGCCCGCGGGGACCTCGCCGCCGCGCTCGTCCCGCTGGCCCAGGTGTGGAGCAACGGGCTGCTGTGCTTCCTGGGCGCGGCGTGGGTCGCGAAGCGCGTGTACCGCACCGCCTACGACCGCCTCTCCGCCTTCGGGCGCGACAAGAAGGTCTACAAGACGAGCCCGCTCGACCGGCTCATGGAGGCGCTGGTGTGCTACCTCGACCGCCGGACGCGCGTGCTGGTGGTGAAGGACTTTCGCACCTTCCGGCGCGACCCGACCCAGTGGGCCGTGCTGGCCATCTTCGGCGTGCTGATGCTGATCGGGGCCAGCAACTTCCGGCAGTACTACTCCGCCGACCTCGGCATCATGGACAAGTACGCCATTAGCCTCATGAACCTGAGCGGGACGGCGATCCTCCTGTGCGCCGGGCTGAGCCGGTTCGTGTTCCCGCTGATCTCGCTGGAGGGGCGGAAGTTCTGGATCCTGGGGCTCACCCCGGTGAGCCGCGACCAGATCCTGTGGGGCAAGTTCGCGTTCGCGGCGACCGGGTCGCTGGTCGTGGCCGAGGCGCTCATCCTGACCAGCGACGCGCTCCTCGGGCTGCCGCTCGAAGGGCTGGCGCTGCACGCCGTGGCGGTGGCGGTGGCGGCCCTGGGGCTGAGCGCGCTGAACGTGGGCCTGGGCGCGTACCTACCGACGTTCCGCGAGACGGACCCGTCGAAGATCGTGGTCGGGTTCGGCGGCACCGTGAACATGGTGACCGGGCTCGCGTTCCTGGTCGCCGTCATCGGCGTGATGGTGGTGCCGTTCCACGTGGCCCAGCTCGCGAAGGGCGCGACCGCGGGGGCGGCCAAAATCAACCCGTGGGTGTACGCGGGCATCCCGGTGGGGCTGGTTCTGGGCGCGGCGGCGGCGGTGCTGCCGCTCCGCGCGGGGGCGAAATCGCTCCGCGAGATGGAGTTTTGA
- the ald gene encoding alanine dehydrogenase: MIVGVPKEVKQDEYRVAMVPAGVEELTRAGHTVLIQSGAGAGSGISDDQYAATGAQIVSNDAEVWARADLIVKVKEPMPSEWPHMRAGQTVFTYFHFAADRHLTEAVLKSGITAIAYETIRDAKGTLPLLTPMSEVAGRMSIQEGAKYLERPFDGRGILLAGVPGVPPATVSVIGAGVVGANAARVAAGLGANVFILDVNLDRLRYIDDVMPQNVTTVFSNRLNIRECLQFSDLVIGAVLIPGAKAPNLVTRDDLKYMLPRAVVIDVAIDQGGCFETSRPTTHANPTYIVDDIVHYCVTNMPGAVGRTSTYALTNVTLPYAMQLASKGPERAVKESPALLAGVNIKAGKVTNQAVAETFGLECVPAV, from the coding sequence ATGATTGTCGGCGTTCCGAAAGAAGTGAAGCAGGACGAGTACCGGGTGGCGATGGTGCCCGCGGGCGTGGAAGAGCTGACCCGGGCGGGGCACACGGTGCTCATCCAGAGCGGCGCCGGCGCGGGGTCCGGCATCAGCGACGACCAGTACGCCGCGACCGGCGCGCAGATCGTGTCGAACGACGCCGAGGTGTGGGCGCGGGCGGACCTGATCGTGAAGGTGAAGGAGCCGATGCCGTCCGAGTGGCCCCACATGCGCGCGGGCCAGACGGTGTTCACCTACTTCCACTTCGCGGCCGACCGGCACCTGACCGAGGCCGTCCTGAAGTCGGGCATCACCGCCATCGCCTACGAGACCATCCGCGACGCGAAGGGCACCCTGCCGCTGCTCACCCCGATGAGCGAGGTGGCGGGGCGCATGAGCATCCAGGAGGGCGCGAAGTACCTGGAGCGCCCGTTCGACGGCCGCGGCATCCTGCTCGCCGGCGTCCCCGGCGTGCCGCCGGCCACGGTTTCGGTCATCGGCGCGGGGGTGGTGGGTGCGAACGCCGCCCGGGTCGCGGCGGGGCTGGGCGCGAACGTGTTCATCCTCGACGTGAACCTGGACCGGCTGCGGTACATCGACGACGTGATGCCGCAGAACGTGACCACGGTGTTTAGCAACCGGCTGAACATCCGCGAGTGCCTCCAGTTCTCGGACCTTGTTATCGGGGCGGTGCTGATCCCGGGCGCGAAGGCCCCGAACCTGGTTACGCGGGACGACCTGAAGTACATGCTCCCGCGGGCGGTGGTGATCGACGTGGCGATCGACCAGGGCGGGTGCTTTGAGACGAGCCGCCCGACCACGCACGCGAACCCGACCTACATCGTGGACGACATCGTTCACTACTGCGTCACGAACATGCCCGGGGCGGTGGGCCGCACCAGCACCTACGCCCTCACGAACGTGACCCTTCCTTACGCGATGCAACTGGCCAGCAAGGGGCCGGAACGGGCCGTGAAGGAGAGCCCGGCGCTGCTGGCGGGCGTCAACATCAAGGCCGGGAAGGTGACGAACCAGGCCGTGGCCGAAACCTTCGGCCTGGAGTGCGTGCCGGCCGTGTAA
- a CDS encoding ABC transporter ATP-binding protein codes for MIQIDTVTKLYGPKVAVRDLTLHVPAGELFAFLGPNGAGKTTTIKMLCGLLFPTTGSVRIGGFDVRAQGDQARALVSYVPDQPFLYEKLTGREFLQFTADLYGMPPGRSADKIEEVIELFHLNEFVDDLTERYSHGMRQRTVFAAALVHEPKLLIADEPTVGLDPKSIRELKTLLRRLAAEGMTVFLSTHTLDIAQELADRIGILDRGTLLGCGTLTDLRKQAAMDGSLEDLFMKITEEDAPQPALPLA; via the coding sequence ATGATCCAAATCGACACCGTCACGAAGCTCTACGGCCCGAAGGTCGCGGTGCGGGATCTTACCCTGCACGTGCCCGCGGGCGAACTGTTCGCGTTCCTGGGGCCGAACGGGGCCGGGAAGACCACCACCATCAAGATGCTCTGCGGGCTCCTGTTCCCCACCACGGGGAGCGTCCGCATCGGCGGGTTCGACGTGCGCGCCCAGGGCGACCAGGCCCGCGCGCTCGTCAGCTACGTCCCCGACCAGCCGTTCCTGTACGAGAAGCTCACCGGCCGCGAGTTCCTCCAGTTCACCGCGGACCTGTACGGAATGCCCCCGGGCCGGTCCGCGGACAAGATCGAGGAGGTGATCGAGCTGTTCCACCTCAACGAGTTCGTGGACGACCTCACCGAGCGGTACTCGCACGGGATGCGCCAGCGCACCGTGTTCGCCGCGGCGCTGGTGCACGAGCCCAAGCTGCTCATCGCCGACGAACCGACCGTGGGGCTCGACCCGAAGAGCATCCGCGAGCTGAAAACGCTGCTCCGCCGGCTCGCGGCCGAGGGGATGACGGTGTTCCTCAGCACGCACACGCTCGACATCGCCCAGGAGCTCGCCGACCGCATCGGGATTCTGGACCGCGGCACGCTCCTCGGGTGCGGCACACTGACCGACCTGCGCAAACAGGCCGCGATGGACGGCAGCCTGGAAGACCTGTTCATGAAGATCACCGAGGAAGACGCGCCGCAGCCGGCGCTGCCCCTCGCGTAG
- a CDS encoding endonuclease domain-containing protein has translation MTGQAVDPAKRELAYRLRREMTPAEQVLWSHLRASKLNGLHFRRQQIVHGFVADFYCHAAGVVVEVDGGVHDTQVEYDAARDQAFAMLGLLVLRFRNENVTESITTVLDRIAAACAERIAAATGSPAG, from the coding sequence GTGACCGGACAAGCCGTTGATCCGGCCAAGCGCGAACTCGCGTACCGGCTCCGCCGCGAAATGACTCCGGCCGAACAAGTCCTGTGGTCGCACCTCCGTGCGTCGAAATTAAACGGCCTCCATTTCCGCCGCCAGCAGATCGTTCACGGGTTCGTCGCCGATTTCTACTGCCACGCCGCCGGCGTCGTTGTCGAGGTGGACGGCGGCGTTCACGACACCCAGGTCGAGTACGACGCGGCTCGCGATCAGGCGTTCGCCATGCTCGGCCTGCTTGTCCTGCGGTTCCGCAACGAAAATGTGACCGAGAGCATCACGACCGTCCTTGATCGCATCGCCGCGGCCTGTGCGGAACGCATCGCAGCAGCTACGGGATCACCGGCCGGATGA
- a CDS encoding c-type cytochrome produces the protein MTRFAVALLAVSVATPAGAAEKAPAPAERGYQALTRTAFIPAFWTRLALPNAWKSWDVGERPADYDRAVLERYGLHAAPYPNDGLPMGLRKAPLLLNTGVGIDCMLCHGGSIFGKSYVGLGNSTLDIQALFEDMARAEGLTPKLPFTFSNVRGTTEAGGFGVYLLGFRNPDLSLRTPRKELGLHDDLCEDVPAWWLMKKKRTIYYTGATDARSVRTLMQFMMHPLTTAKDFDKHEPAFRDISAYLANLEPPKYPFPIDAAKAAKGESLFKQHCATCHGTYGAKWTYPNKVIPLAEIGTDPARHRGISADYGKEYSESWFGKEESGGWFVNGKRLRWTDGYQAPPLDGVWATAPYLHNASVPTLDGVLNSKGRPKLYTRSYKTDEANYDPVRVGWKVTELGAVPGKLSAHESRKIYDTSKPGRSNAGHTYGDDFSADERAQVIEYLKTL, from the coding sequence ATGACACGGTTCGCCGTCGCGCTGCTCGCGGTTTCTGTTGCGACGCCGGCGGGCGCCGCGGAGAAGGCTCCGGCGCCCGCGGAGCGCGGCTACCAGGCGCTCACGCGCACCGCGTTCATACCGGCGTTCTGGACCCGGCTCGCGCTGCCCAACGCCTGGAAGAGCTGGGACGTGGGCGAGCGCCCCGCGGACTACGACCGGGCGGTTCTGGAGCGCTACGGGTTGCACGCCGCGCCGTACCCCAACGACGGCCTACCGATGGGGCTGCGCAAGGCACCGTTGCTCCTCAACACCGGCGTCGGCATCGACTGCATGCTGTGCCACGGCGGCTCGATCTTTGGGAAGAGCTACGTCGGGCTCGGGAACAGCACGCTCGACATTCAGGCGCTGTTCGAGGACATGGCGCGGGCCGAGGGACTGACGCCGAAGCTGCCGTTCACGTTCTCGAACGTCCGCGGCACCACCGAGGCCGGTGGGTTCGGCGTGTACCTGCTCGGGTTCCGCAACCCGGACCTCAGCCTCCGCACCCCGCGGAAAGAATTGGGGCTGCACGACGACCTGTGCGAGGACGTGCCCGCGTGGTGGCTGATGAAGAAGAAGCGCACCATTTACTACACCGGGGCCACCGACGCGCGGTCGGTGCGCACGCTGATGCAGTTCATGATGCACCCGCTCACCACCGCGAAGGACTTCGACAAGCACGAGCCGGCGTTCCGCGACATCTCCGCATACCTCGCGAACCTCGAACCGCCGAAGTACCCGTTCCCGATCGACGCGGCGAAAGCGGCCAAGGGCGAATCGCTCTTCAAACAGCACTGCGCCACGTGCCACGGCACCTACGGTGCGAAGTGGACGTACCCGAACAAGGTGATCCCGCTCGCGGAGATCGGCACCGACCCGGCGCGGCACCGGGGCATCAGCGCCGACTACGGCAAGGAGTACTCGGAGTCGTGGTTCGGGAAGGAGGAGAGCGGCGGGTGGTTCGTGAACGGGAAGCGGCTCCGCTGGACCGACGGCTACCAGGCGCCGCCGCTGGACGGCGTCTGGGCCACGGCGCCGTACCTCCACAACGCGAGCGTGCCCACCCTCGACGGGGTGCTGAACTCGAAGGGGCGGCCGAAGCTGTACACACGCAGCTACAAGACCGACGAGGCGAACTACGATCCGGTGCGTGTGGGCTGGAAGGTGACCGAGTTGGGCGCCGTGCCCGGCAAGCTGAGCGCGCACGAGTCGCGAAAGATCTACGACACCTCGAAGCCCGGTCGGAGCAACGCCGGCCACACCTACGGCGACGACTTCAGCGCCGATGAGCGCGCCCAGGTGATCGAGTACCTCAAGACGCTGTAA
- a CDS encoding NAD-dependent epimerase/dehydratase family protein → MRCIVTGAAGFIGSHLCERLLADGHAVTGIDCFTDYYPRPVKERNLAHLIDKPHFTLRELDLSQGVPADVTAGAEWVFHLAAMAGLTRSWLDFDSYNRHNLTATHRLLESLKGSPTLKRVIYASTSSVYGKYASGDESLPTRPGSPYGITKLAAEQLCRVYADEFGVPSVVLRYFSVYGPRQRPEMGYHLFINAILQGKPIKLTGDGLQVRGNTYIDDCVEATVRATQAMPGEAFNLGGGELVTVLEVFKKLERIIGKPAIIERHPARAGDQLSTGADVTKLFKHLGWKPTTGTDEGLAKQVEWQKTLL, encoded by the coding sequence ATGCGTTGCATCGTCACCGGCGCCGCCGGGTTCATTGGCTCGCACCTGTGCGAGCGGTTACTCGCCGACGGCCACGCGGTCACCGGCATCGACTGCTTCACCGACTACTACCCGCGGCCGGTCAAGGAGCGCAACCTCGCGCACCTGATCGACAAGCCGCACTTCACGCTGCGCGAACTCGACCTGTCGCAGGGCGTGCCGGCGGACGTGACGGCCGGCGCCGAGTGGGTGTTCCACCTCGCCGCGATGGCCGGGCTGACGCGGAGCTGGCTCGACTTCGACAGCTACAACCGCCACAACCTCACCGCGACCCACCGCCTTCTGGAGTCGCTCAAGGGCTCGCCCACGCTGAAGCGCGTGATTTACGCGAGCACGTCGAGCGTGTACGGCAAGTACGCGAGCGGCGACGAGTCGCTCCCGACCCGCCCGGGCTCGCCCTACGGCATCACCAAGCTGGCCGCCGAGCAACTGTGCCGCGTGTACGCCGACGAGTTCGGCGTGCCCAGCGTGGTGCTGCGGTATTTCAGCGTGTACGGGCCGCGCCAGCGCCCGGAGATGGGCTACCACCTGTTCATCAACGCCATCCTACAAGGGAAGCCGATCAAGCTGACCGGCGACGGCCTCCAGGTCCGCGGGAACACGTACATCGACGACTGCGTGGAGGCGACGGTCCGCGCCACGCAGGCGATGCCGGGCGAGGCGTTCAACCTCGGCGGCGGCGAACTCGTCACCGTGCTCGAGGTGTTCAAGAAGCTCGAGCGGATCATCGGCAAGCCCGCGATCATCGAGCGGCACCCCGCCCGTGCCGGCGACCAGCTCTCGACCGGCGCCGACGTGACGAAGCTGTTCAAGCACCTCGGGTGGAAGCCCACCACCGGCACCGACGAGGGCCTCGCGAAGCAAGTGGAGTGGCAGAAGACGCTCCTGTGA